DNA from Gemmatimonadaceae bacterium:
TGCTCGTCACCAACGATTCCGCGCCGCTCCATCTGGCCAGCGCCATGAATACCCCCACGGTCGCCGTCTTCGGCCCCACCGTGCCGGCGCTCGGCTTTGGTCCGCTCGCTGAACGCCAGACCGTCGTCGAGCGCTACACGCTGGGCTGCCGCCCGTGCAACGCGCACGGGCCGCAACAGTGCCCGTTAAAGCACTGGCGGTGCATGCGGGATCTGCCGGTTGGCCGGATGATGCGCGCCATCACCGAACTCGAACGGCCGACTCAGTAGCGCAGCGCCACCTTCAACCGCTGCCAGAGCTGTTCGTCGAACGCCGACGAGGCGAGCGGATTGCCTCCGGAGACATCAGCTTCCGCTCCGTGGCGGACCACCACGAGCTCGAGGCTGGGCACGACGTAGATCTTCTTGTCGCCCTTGCCGAGCGCCGCGACCAGATCACGCGGCGCCGACGGAATTAGCATACCGGCGTATGTCGGCAGGAGATACGGCCCCGGCAGCCGATAGCTGCTCCCCCCGTTGAGCCACCAGAGCATACCATACGACACGTTGTCGGTGGGGCCCGGGCGCCAGAGCTGGTCGATCCACGTCGAGTCACTCACGACCCGCGTGCCACTCCAGCGCCCACGGTTGAGTGCGAGCAATCCGAACCGCGCCATGTCGCGTGTATTGCAGCTCAGGATGTACCCCAACTCGCCGGTATCGATGTTGGGACGCCAGCTGCAGGCACTGCCGATTGGCGCGAGCAGGCGGGTGCGGGTCGCCGTGTTGATGTCCTGCCCCGTGGCGCGAACCACGACCTTGAACAGCTGGTAGTACGCCGGGTTGTTGTAGTAGAAGCGACTGCCCGGAGCGACGACCGCTTGCAGGGAGTCGTTGAGCCCCGACGCCATCTGCATGAGGTGCCGCACCGTGATGCGCGACTCGGTGGACGGTGCGCGCGACCAGCCCGCCCCGAGGTACTGGCTGACCGGGGCGTCGAGCGTCACGCGCCCTTCGGCCTGCAGTTGTCCGATCAGCGTGGCGAGCACGCTCTTGCTGGCCGAGGCGATGATGCTGTCGGTGGTGGCCGTCCACCCGTTCCAGTAGCGCTCCGCCACGACGCGGCCGCGCCACGTGACGAGGACCGCGGTGGAGTTCTGTGTCCCCGCCCAGTCGAGGGCGGCAGTCAGGGCCACCGAATCCCACCCCAACGCCGTGGGGGAGACCGTCGGCCACGATTCGGTGGCGGTCGGGAAGTACATCGGTAACGTCCGCGCATCGATCGGCGGCGTGGACGACCCCGGGGCGGTGGTGGTCTCGGCCGTACCGCCGCACGCCGCCAGCGTCGCGAGCAGCAGGGCGCCAGCCAGCAGCCGGCCGGGCATTCGGTGCCATTCAGCAGAGGGCGTCATACCCCGGAGGACGAGCGGGGCGCGGCACCGTTAACGCCGTTCCATTAGTTTTGTGATCCACATGCCGAACTCTCCCTCCTCCCAGTTCGTCATCGGGATCGATCTCGGTGGCACCAACATCGTCGTCTCGGCGATGTCCCTCGACGGCTCGCGCCTGTATGGCGAGGCGTCCGAACCCACGCTCGCCCGCGAAGGCGCCGACGCCGTCGTGGCCCGCATGGCGCGCATGGTCGAGACGTGCATCGAGACCACGGTGCGCGAAGGCGGCGTGCCGCGCGAGAACATCCTGGGCATCGGCCTCGGCGCGCCGGGCACCGTGGATCGCGAGCGCGGGCTCGTACTCGTGGCGCCCAATCTCCAGTGGCACGACTTCCCGCTCGTGTCCAAGATGACGGCGCTCACCGGGCTGCCGGTCAAGATCGACAACGACGCCAACTGCGCCACCTATGGCGAGTGGTGGCTCGGTGCCGGGCGCGGGGGGCGCAACATGATCGGCATCACGATCGGCACCGGCGTCGGCGGTGGCGTGATCGTAGATCGCCGCCTGTATCACGGTTCCACCGATGCGGCGGGCGAGATCGGACACATCACCGTGGACCTCAACGGCCGGCAGTGCGGCTGCGGCAACTACGGCTGCCTCGAAGCCTACGCCAGCGGCAGCGCGATCGCCGGGCGCGCGCGCGAGGCGTTGGCCCGCGGCGAGTCGTCGATCCTGCCGGGCATGGTGAACGGCGATCTGTCGCTCATCACCGCCGCCATCGTATACAAGGCCGCGGCGCAGGGCGACGCGATCGCGCTCGAACTCGTGCGCGACACGGCCAAGTTCCTGGGCACCGGCATCGCGAATCTGCTGAACATCTTCAATCCCGATGTCGTGGTGCTCGCCGGTGGCGTGACGCAGGCCGGTGAAGCGCTCTTTGGCCCGCTGCGGACGGAAGTGCGGCGCCGCGCGTTCAAGAGCGTGTCCGATGCCTGTCGGATCGTGCCCGGCACGTTGCCGGGGACGGCCGGCGTGGTGGGCGCCGTGGCGAGCTTCATCGCCCAGACCACCGGCCAACCGCCGGCCTGAGCGAGGTCCCCGTGAGCGTTGGCGTCAGCCCCACCGCCACGCCGGCGCGCAAGAAGCGCCTCGGCGTCATCGGATCGTTCGTGTGGGATGTGCTCCACGGGCGCGACAAGCGCAGTGTGCCCATCGAAGAGTGGGGCGGTATCACCTATTCGCTTTCGGCGCTCGACGCGGCGCTGACCGACGCGTGGGAGATCGTGCCGCTGGCCATGGTCGGCAACGACCTCGTGGACAAGGCGCAGCTCTATTGCCGGGGCCTGCGCCGCATGGCCCCGGATGCGGCGCTGATCGGTGTGCCCTACCCCAACAATCGCGTCGAACTGCGCTACCTCGACGACGAACGGCGCAGCGAGCATCTCACGGGTGGAGTGCCCGGCTGGACGTGGCTGGGGCTCAAGCCAGTGCTCGATGCGGCCCATCTCGACGCGCTCTACATCAACCTGCTGAGCGGCTGGGAGCTGGACCTCGAAACGGCGCAGCTCATTCGCCAGCACTTCACGGGGCCGATCTACTGCGACCTGCACATGCTGGTGATGGCCGTACAGGCCGACGGGCTCCGGACGCCGCGCCCGCTGCCGGATGTCGCGGCCTGGTGCGGCTGTTTTGACGTGCTGCAGGTCAACGAAGACGAGATGCACCTGATGGCGCCCGACGCCATGGCACTGGCCGCCACGGCCATGGCCGCGGGGGTCTCGATCCTGTGCGTGACGCTCGGCAAGCGCGGCGCCGCCTACTTCGCCGCGCCCGGTGTGGAGACGCTGCACGACCGCGCGCCCCACAAACATCACAACGCTGCGCTGTCCACATCACCGCGGGGCGGGACCAGTGCGTTCGGGGCGATTCGCACGGCGCTCATTCCCGGTGTCGCGCCGCGCATCGATGGGCCCGGCGATCCGACCGGGTGTGGTGATGTGTGGGGCGCCACCCATTTCTCGCGACTGCTTGCGGGTGATAAGTTGACGGATGCCATGGCGGCCGCGAATCGGGCCGCCTCACGCAATGTCGAACATCGCGGGGCCACCGGCCTTGCGAATCACCTCCGCGGAGAGCTCAGCACCACGTGACGACCGTCATCAGCGTGCCGCCCTCGCTCGACGAGCAGTCGTTCGAGCAGGTGATCGAGCAGCTGGCCCCGTTGCCCGAGGATGAAAAGATCCTCGTGGACGCGCGCCATGCACGCTGGGCCTCGCCATATGGCCTCACCGCCCTGCTGTGCGTCGCGCAATCGCGTCAGCAGCTGATGGGCTTTGCGGTGCCGGAGAACCCCGACACCGTGTCGTACTGGTCGCGCACGGGGTTTTTCCGCTACGCCGCCGAGCTGTACGAAATGCACGGGCATGTGCCGCGGGCGCGCGAGGCGCACGAGAGTGACGTGCTCCTCGAGATCACGCCGATCGTGAAGAGCGACGACGTGCACGGCGTGGTGGGGCGCATTCAGCAGAAGGCCGCTGACATCCTGCACGGCCAGCTCAATCTCGATACCGCCGTGACCGGATCGTTCGGCATGACGCTCAGTGAGTCGTGCCAGAACATCGTGGAGCACGCCGGCTTGGGTGGCTGGGTCGCCGTGCAGACGTACAAGTACACGCGCCGCCTGGGCCGCCGGGTGGTCGTGATCGCGGTCTGCGATGCCGGTATGGGCTTCCGGAAATCGCTCGAAAGCTCACCGAGCCATCGCCACAGCGATCGATGGGATGACGGCATGGCGCTCGAGGATGCGGTGCTGCGCGCCGTCTCGCGTTTCCGACACGGCGACAAGGGGCGCGGCCAGGGTCTCGCCGGGATTCGCCGGTTCATCGGGCGTTGGAGCGGCAAGCTAAGCGTGCGCAGTGGCACCGCGCGCATCGCCGTCACACCCGAGTGGGATGAAGACGTGCCACTCCAGGAGAACCTGCCGTTCTTCCCGGGGTCGCAGATGCAGATCATCATCCCCGAACGCATCGGCGATTCGCCGGTGAAGGCGCGGGGCGCGCTCGCGGCCTCGCCGCGGTCGTGGAGCGTGCGATGAGGCACGAGCCATGAGCGTGCTGATCGATGTGGGCACCGTCCTCAAGGGCACGGTGTGCGATCTCTATTCGAACCTGGTGACGCGACCGACCGGCGCCGCCGTGCGCACCGCCATCGAGCGTCAGGTGGTGGAGATCGGCTCGCCGGTCGTCACCACGATCGACTTCTCGCAGGTGAACCTGCTCGATTTCTCCTGCGCCGACGAGATCGTGGCGAAGCTCCTGCTCCGCTACACCAGCGATGATGCGCCGCCGGGATATCTCACCTTCCGCGGCATCCACGAGGGCCACATCGACCCGATCGAGACGGTGCTCGAGCGGCACGGGCTCGCGTTGGTGAGTTGGCATGAAGGGGAGGCCGAGCTGTTCGGCTATGTGGACGACGACGAACGCGATCACTGGCTCGCCGTGCGCGAGCATGGCCCGGTGCGCCTCGAGGACGTGGCCCGCGTGCTGGCCCGGGATGTCGCCGAGAGCCACGCCTGTCTCGATCGGCTCACCCGTCGCCGGCTCGTGATGGCGCGGGACGATGGATACGCCATTCCGGGCTCGGTCCGGGGTGTCACATGACCGGGCCCGGCAAGCCGGGGCGCCCGGGGGGCAAACTCGGCGTCTTCACCGGGCTCTCCCCGGCCATGCAGGTGGTGGGCTTCATCAGCACGCGCCCCGGTGACCCGGAACGGGGGCCGCTCGTGCGCATGCGGGCCGATGACGCCCTCATTCGTCTCGTGACTCCCGGCGATTTGGTGCGTGTGGTAACCGAGCGCCGGTCCGAGATCGCGGTGCTCGAGGTCGACGACACGGTCCCCCGCGGCGGCTGCGTCCTGCGCGATGTGGTGGGGGCGTCGCTCTCCGAGATCGTTCGCATCGTCAAGGTCGATACCGATTCCCGCACCCGTCCCCGTGCCTGAGACGCTGTCACGCCGACTCGCCGCCCTGGAGGGCGCCGAGTCGGCTCTCGTGCTCGCGAGCGGCATGGCTGCCACCGCGTGCACCATGCTGGCGCTGCTGCGTTCGGG
Protein-coding regions in this window:
- a CDS encoding ATP-binding protein; this translates as MTTVISVPPSLDEQSFEQVIEQLAPLPEDEKILVDARHARWASPYGLTALLCVAQSRQQLMGFAVPENPDTVSYWSRTGFFRYAAELYEMHGHVPRAREAHESDVLLEITPIVKSDDVHGVVGRIQQKAADILHGQLNLDTAVTGSFGMTLSESCQNIVEHAGLGGWVAVQTYKYTRRLGRRVVVIAVCDAGMGFRKSLESSPSHRHSDRWDDGMALEDAVLRAVSRFRHGDKGRGQGLAGIRRFIGRWSGKLSVRSGTARIAVTPEWDEDVPLQENLPFFPGSQMQIIIPERIGDSPVKARGALAASPRSWSVR
- a CDS encoding ROK family protein — protein: MPNSPSSQFVIGIDLGGTNIVVSAMSLDGSRLYGEASEPTLAREGADAVVARMARMVETCIETTVREGGVPRENILGIGLGAPGTVDRERGLVLVAPNLQWHDFPLVSKMTALTGLPVKIDNDANCATYGEWWLGAGRGGRNMIGITIGTGVGGGVIVDRRLYHGSTDAAGEIGHITVDLNGRQCGCGNYGCLEAYASGSAIAGRAREALARGESSILPGMVNGDLSLITAAIVYKAAAQGDAIALELVRDTAKFLGTGIANLLNIFNPDVVVLAGGVTQAGEALFGPLRTEVRRRAFKSVSDACRIVPGTLPGTAGVVGAVASFIAQTTGQPPA
- a CDS encoding beta-lactamase family protein translates to MTPSAEWHRMPGRLLAGALLLATLAACGGTAETTTAPGSSTPPIDARTLPMYFPTATESWPTVSPTALGWDSVALTAALDWAGTQNSTAVLVTWRGRVVAERYWNGWTATTDSIIASASKSVLATLIGQLQAEGRVTLDAPVSQYLGAGWSRAPSTESRITVRHLMQMASGLNDSLQAVVAPGSRFYYNNPAYYQLFKVVVRATGQDINTATRTRLLAPIGSACSWRPNIDTGELGYILSCNTRDMARFGLLALNRGRWSGTRVVSDSTWIDQLWRPGPTDNVSYGMLWWLNGGSSYRLPGPYLLPTYAGMLIPSAPRDLVAALGKGDKKIYVVPSLELVVVRHGAEADVSGGNPLASSAFDEQLWQRLKVALRY